The Pricia mediterranea genome includes a window with the following:
- a CDS encoding acyl-CoA dehydrogenase family protein, with the protein MSTETIQKENLLRGGQFLVKETKCEDVFTLEDLNEEQRMMRDSTNEFVDRELWAHWERFEQKDYAYTEECMRKAGELGLLSVAVPEEYGGMGMGFVSTMLVCDYISGATGSFSTAFGAHTGIGTMPITLYGTEEQKQKYVPKLASGEWFGAYCLTEPGAGSDANSGKTKAVLSDDGKYYSISGQKMWISNAGFCDLFIVFARIEDDKYVTGFIVENDPDNGISMNPEEKKLGIHSSSTRQVFFNETKVPVENMLSERGNGFKIAMNVLNIGRIKLAAACLEAQRKVVDEAAKYANERVQFKTPIANFGAIKAKLAQMATNVYAGESASYRAAKDIEDRIAIRKSEGNSHQEAELKGVEEYAIECSILKVAVSEDAQNTTDEGIQIFGGMGFSADAPMEKAWRDARIARIYEGTNEINRMLAVGMLVKKAMKGHVDLLGPATAVGEELMGIPSFETPDYSELFAEEKDLLARLKKVFLMVAGKAVEQFGPELEQHQQLMLAASDVLIEVYMAESTLLRTEKNAKREGEEAQAVQIAMSQLYLYQATETIVQKAKEAIISFTEGDEQRMMLMGLKRFTKYTNHPNVAALKIQIADKISADSGYTFD; encoded by the coding sequence ATGAGCACCGAAACAATACAAAAGGAAAACCTGCTCCGAGGTGGGCAGTTTCTGGTCAAAGAGACCAAATGCGAAGATGTCTTCACTTTAGAAGACCTGAACGAAGAACAGCGGATGATGCGTGACAGCACCAACGAGTTCGTCGATCGCGAGCTTTGGGCGCATTGGGAGCGTTTTGAACAAAAAGACTACGCCTACACGGAAGAATGTATGCGCAAGGCGGGGGAATTGGGACTACTGAGTGTGGCTGTTCCCGAAGAGTACGGCGGCATGGGAATGGGCTTTGTTTCCACCATGCTCGTCTGTGACTATATTTCCGGGGCAACCGGCTCGTTCAGTACCGCGTTCGGGGCACACACCGGTATCGGCACCATGCCCATCACCCTCTACGGTACCGAGGAACAAAAGCAAAAGTACGTGCCCAAACTGGCCTCCGGCGAATGGTTCGGGGCCTACTGCCTGACGGAACCGGGCGCAGGTTCGGACGCCAATTCCGGCAAGACCAAGGCAGTGCTTTCCGACGATGGGAAATATTACAGTATTAGCGGCCAGAAGATGTGGATTTCCAACGCGGGATTCTGTGACCTGTTCATCGTTTTTGCCAGAATCGAGGATGACAAATATGTCACCGGTTTTATTGTGGAAAATGACCCCGATAACGGGATATCCATGAACCCCGAAGAAAAAAAGCTCGGGATCCACTCCTCCTCTACCCGACAGGTTTTTTTCAATGAGACCAAAGTGCCTGTAGAAAACATGCTTTCCGAACGGGGCAATGGTTTTAAGATTGCCATGAACGTCCTTAATATCGGTCGTATCAAGTTGGCGGCAGCCTGCTTGGAAGCCCAACGCAAGGTTGTGGACGAAGCGGCGAAATATGCTAACGAACGGGTACAGTTCAAGACCCCGATCGCCAACTTCGGAGCGATAAAAGCTAAATTGGCGCAAATGGCTACTAATGTGTACGCGGGTGAATCCGCCAGCTATCGGGCCGCCAAGGACATCGAAGACCGTATCGCCATTCGCAAATCCGAGGGCAATTCCCATCAGGAGGCGGAACTGAAGGGTGTGGAGGAGTATGCCATCGAATGTTCCATCTTAAAAGTAGCCGTTTCGGAGGATGCCCAGAACACTACCGACGAGGGAATACAGATTTTCGGCGGAATGGGCTTTAGTGCCGACGCCCCCATGGAAAAAGCATGGCGCGATGCCCGTATCGCACGTATCTACGAAGGTACCAACGAAATTAACAGGATGCTGGCCGTAGGGATGTTAGTCAAAAAGGCGATGAAGGGGCATGTAGACCTATTGGGTCCCGCCACTGCAGTCGGGGAAGAATTAATGGGAATTCCTTCCTTCGAGACCCCGGACTATTCCGAACTCTTTGCCGAGGAAAAAGATCTATTGGCGCGGTTGAAGAAAGTATTTCTTATGGTAGCGGGCAAAGCAGTAGAGCAATTCGGCCCTGAATTGGAACAGCATCAGCAGTTGATGTTGGCGGCATCCGATGTGCTCATCGAAGTCTATATGGCCGAAAGCACCCTACTGAGAACGGAAAAAAATGCCAAACGTGAGGGAGAAGAGGCTCAGGCCGTACAGATCGCCATGTCGCAACTATACCTGTATCAAGCTACCGAAACCATCGTTCAAAAAGCAAAGGAAGCGATTATCTCTTTCACCGAAGGGGACGAACAGCGCATGATGCTAATGGGATTGAAGCGGTTTACTAAATACACCAACCATCCCAATGTGGCCGCGTTAAAAATCCAGATTGCCGATAAGATTTCGGCGGATAGCGGATATACATTCGACTGA
- a CDS encoding acetyl-CoA C-acyltransferase — protein sequence MKQAYIVKAYRTAVGKAPKGVFRFKRTDELAAETIQYMMEALPDFDKKRIDDVIVGNAMPEGSQGLNMARLISLMGLDIVDVPGVTVNRFCSSGIETIGIATAKIQSGMADCIIAGGAESMSSVPMTGYKTELNYDLAKEGHEDYYWGMGNTAEAVAQEYNVSREDQDEFAFNSHQKALKAQAEDRFQDQIVPIKVEQTYVNNKGKKDTKSYTVTKDEGPRKDTSLEALAKLRPVFAENGTVTAGNSSQTSDGAAFVMVMSEEMVKELNLEPIARLVNYAAAGVPPRIMGIGPVYAVPKALRQAGLKQDDIELIELNEAFASQSIAVIRELGLDNDIVNVNGGAIALGHPLGCTGAKLSVQLFDEMRKRNMQGKYGLVTMCVGTGQGAAGIYEFLS from the coding sequence ATGAAGCAAGCATACATAGTAAAAGCATACAGAACGGCCGTCGGCAAGGCCCCAAAAGGTGTTTTCCGTTTCAAACGGACCGATGAGCTCGCCGCGGAGACCATCCAATACATGATGGAGGCCCTGCCCGATTTCGACAAAAAACGAATCGATGATGTTATCGTCGGGAACGCGATGCCGGAAGGAAGCCAGGGACTGAACATGGCCCGGTTGATTTCGTTAATGGGCCTCGACATCGTGGATGTTCCAGGAGTTACGGTCAACCGGTTCTGCTCTTCGGGCATCGAAACCATCGGAATCGCCACCGCTAAAATCCAATCCGGAATGGCGGACTGTATCATTGCCGGGGGCGCCGAAAGCATGAGTTCCGTACCCATGACCGGCTATAAGACCGAACTCAACTACGATTTGGCCAAAGAGGGGCATGAGGACTACTATTGGGGAATGGGCAACACCGCGGAGGCGGTAGCGCAGGAATACAATGTCTCCCGCGAAGATCAGGACGAATTTGCCTTCAACTCCCATCAGAAAGCGCTTAAGGCCCAAGCGGAAGACCGCTTTCAAGACCAGATCGTACCCATCAAGGTGGAGCAGACCTATGTCAACAACAAGGGCAAAAAAGACACGAAATCGTACACCGTGACCAAGGACGAGGGTCCGCGAAAAGATACCTCATTGGAGGCCTTGGCAAAATTACGGCCCGTTTTTGCCGAAAACGGTACCGTCACGGCGGGGAACTCCTCCCAGACCAGCGATGGCGCAGCTTTTGTCATGGTGATGAGCGAGGAAATGGTCAAGGAACTGAATCTGGAACCGATCGCAAGGTTGGTCAACTATGCCGCCGCAGGTGTACCCCCCCGGATTATGGGAATCGGTCCCGTATACGCCGTTCCCAAGGCCCTAAGGCAAGCCGGACTAAAACAGGATGATATCGAGCTTATCGAACTCAACGAGGCCTTCGCCTCCCAATCCATCGCCGTTATTCGCGAACTGGGGCTCGACAACGACATCGTCAATGTCAACGGAGGTGCCATTGCCCTGGGCCATCCTCTCGGATGTACCGGTGCAAAACTGTCCGTGCAACTCTTCGACGAAATGCGAAAACGCAACATGCAGGGGAAATACGGACTGGTCACAATGTGCGTGGGGACTGGCCAAGGGGCTGCGGGGATTTATGAGTTTCTCTCCTGA
- a CDS encoding four helix bundle protein has product MTHNFRKLKIWSEGISLVRDSYKMTRTFPEYEKYGLANQMNRCAVSIPSNIAEGSSKGTDRHFGKFLETSLGSAFEWETQLVVAFNEGYIKEEKFKNLKDRIQQLQKMISRFRGGLGH; this is encoded by the coding sequence ATGACGCATAATTTCAGAAAACTAAAGATTTGGAGCGAGGGAATTTCTTTGGTTAGAGATTCATATAAAATGACCAGAACGTTTCCAGAGTATGAAAAATATGGGCTTGCAAATCAAATGAATAGATGTGCTGTGTCAATACCTTCAAACATTGCCGAGGGCAGTAGTAAAGGAACTGACAGACATTTTGGAAAGTTTTTAGAAACCAGTCTCGGTTCTGCTTTTGAGTGGGAAACCCAACTAGTTGTTGCCTTTAACGAAGGATACATTAAGGAAGAAAAATTTAAAAATCTCAAAGATCGAATTCAACAATTACAAAAAATGATATCAAGATTTCGAGGAGGTCTAGGTCATTAG
- a CDS encoding 3-hydroxyacyl-CoA dehydrogenase/enoyl-CoA hydratase family protein — protein MNKHIKKVAVIGSGIMGSGIACHFANIGVKVLLLDIVPRELNDKEKAKGLTLDDKVVRNRLVNDSLASALKSKPSPIYHQDFASRISTGNMEDDIDKVSEVDWIIEVVVERLDIKKQVFEKLDKHRTPGTLITSNTSGIPIHFMSEGRSEDFQKHFCGTHFFNPVRYLDLFEIIPGPKTLPEVLDFLNAFGEKFLGKTSVIAKDTPAFIGNRIGTFSIQSLFHTVKDMDMTVEEVDKLTGPVIGRPKSATFRTVDVVGLDTLVHVANGIYENCPDDERRSVFKLPDFIDTMVENEWYGSKTGQGFYKKIKDKDGKSEILGLDLDKMEYRPKKSKKFSVLDKTKTIDHVIDRFEVLVNDSEKPGEFYRRNFGALFAYSSNRIPEITDELYKIDDAMRAGFGWGHGPFQIWDAIGLDKGLELIKALDLKAASWVQEMKEAGIESFYTVKDGASYYYDIPSKSMKKVPGQDAFIILDNIRKSKEVFKNKGVVVEDLGDGILNVEFQSKMNTIGGDVLAGLNTAIDRAEKDFQGLVVGNQGKNFSVGANIGMIFMMAVEQEYDELNMAIKMFQDTMMRMRYSAIPTVSAPHDMTLGGGCELSLHADKVVAAAETYIGLVEFGVGVIPGGGGSKEMALRAQDTFRKGDVELNVLQEYFLTIGMAKVSTSAYEAYDLGYLQPGKDIVVVNKDRQIATAKAHAQLMAEAGYTQPIQRTDVKVLGKQALGMFLVGTDSMEASRYISEHDKKIANKLAYVMAGGDLSEPTEVSEQYLLDLEREAFLSLCTERKTLERIQHMLKSGKPLRN, from the coding sequence GTGAACAAACATATCAAAAAGGTAGCGGTCATCGGATCGGGAATCATGGGGAGTGGCATAGCCTGCCATTTTGCCAATATCGGGGTAAAGGTGCTCTTGCTCGACATCGTTCCCCGCGAACTGAACGACAAGGAGAAAGCAAAGGGACTCACCTTGGATGACAAGGTCGTCCGCAACCGCTTGGTTAACGATTCATTGGCCTCGGCCCTGAAATCAAAGCCCTCCCCTATCTACCATCAGGATTTTGCCAGTAGGATAAGTACGGGCAACATGGAAGACGATATCGACAAGGTATCCGAGGTGGACTGGATCATAGAGGTAGTCGTAGAGCGTTTGGATATCAAGAAACAAGTCTTCGAAAAACTCGATAAGCACCGAACCCCGGGTACTCTGATCACTTCCAACACTTCCGGCATTCCCATCCATTTTATGTCCGAAGGTCGTAGTGAAGACTTCCAGAAGCATTTCTGTGGCACGCATTTTTTCAATCCCGTTCGGTACTTAGACCTGTTCGAGATCATTCCGGGACCCAAGACCTTGCCGGAAGTCCTTGATTTTTTGAACGCATTCGGCGAAAAATTCTTGGGGAAAACTTCCGTCATCGCCAAAGATACGCCCGCCTTTATCGGCAACCGCATCGGCACCTTCAGCATTCAAAGCCTTTTTCATACGGTAAAGGATATGGATATGACCGTAGAGGAGGTCGATAAACTTACCGGTCCGGTCATCGGCCGCCCAAAATCGGCCACGTTCAGAACGGTGGACGTGGTAGGTCTCGATACCTTGGTCCATGTGGCCAACGGAATCTACGAAAACTGTCCCGATGACGAGCGTCGGAGCGTCTTTAAACTGCCGGATTTTATCGATACCATGGTGGAAAACGAATGGTACGGTAGCAAAACCGGTCAAGGTTTCTACAAAAAAATAAAGGATAAGGACGGTAAGAGCGAGATTCTAGGGCTCGATCTCGATAAAATGGAGTATCGTCCCAAGAAAAGCAAGAAATTTTCGGTTCTGGACAAGACGAAGACCATCGACCATGTCATCGACCGTTTTGAGGTGCTGGTCAACGACAGCGAAAAGCCCGGGGAGTTCTATCGTAGGAATTTTGGAGCCTTGTTCGCCTATTCCTCCAACCGGATCCCCGAGATTACCGATGAGCTCTATAAAATCGACGATGCCATGCGGGCGGGCTTCGGCTGGGGTCACGGTCCCTTCCAGATTTGGGATGCCATCGGGCTCGACAAAGGTTTGGAGCTAATTAAGGCACTGGATTTGAAAGCCGCGTCATGGGTACAAGAAATGAAGGAAGCGGGTATAGAGTCTTTCTACACTGTAAAGGACGGGGCATCATATTATTACGATATTCCCTCCAAATCCATGAAAAAGGTCCCCGGACAGGACGCCTTTATCATTTTGGACAACATCCGAAAATCCAAGGAAGTCTTCAAAAACAAGGGTGTGGTCGTCGAAGATTTGGGCGATGGCATCCTGAACGTAGAATTCCAGTCCAAAATGAACACTATCGGTGGGGACGTCCTGGCGGGCCTAAATACTGCTATCGATAGGGCCGAAAAAGATTTTCAAGGCTTGGTCGTCGGCAATCAAGGGAAAAATTTCTCCGTCGGCGCCAACATCGGTATGATATTTATGATGGCCGTCGAACAGGAATACGACGAGTTGAATATGGCCATCAAAATGTTTCAGGATACCATGATGCGCATGCGGTACTCCGCCATTCCCACCGTATCCGCCCCCCACGATATGACCTTGGGCGGCGGGTGCGAGCTATCCCTGCATGCCGATAAGGTAGTTGCCGCGGCGGAAACCTATATCGGGCTGGTAGAATTCGGCGTCGGGGTCATTCCCGGGGGCGGAGGCTCCAAAGAAATGGCCCTTCGCGCGCAGGACACCTTTCGAAAGGGCGATGTGGAACTGAACGTGCTACAGGAATACTTTTTGACCATCGGGATGGCCAAAGTATCCACTTCCGCCTATGAAGCTTACGACTTAGGCTACCTACAACCCGGGAAAGATATCGTTGTCGTCAATAAAGACAGACAGATTGCCACCGCCAAGGCCCATGCCCAACTCATGGCAGAAGCCGGCTATACACAGCCCATCCAAAGAACCGATGTAAAAGTATTGGGTAAACAGGCGTTGGGCATGTTCCTAGTTGGCACCGATTCCATGGAAGCCAGTAGATACATCAGCGAACACGACAAAAAAATCGCGAACAAGCTCGCCTACGTTATGGCCGGGGGCGATTTGTCCGAACCCACCGAAGTTTCAGAACAATATCTGTTAGATCTGGAACGCGAAGCCTTTCTATCGCTATGTACCGAACGAAAAACCCTGGAGCGGATTCAGCATATGTTGAAGTCGGGGAAGCCGTTGCGGAATTAA
- a CDS encoding MarR family winged helix-turn-helix transcriptional regulator, with protein sequence MKEITIDYALRATWQAVARMYNEEAKKFGSTMAVGFTLLSIDPKTGTPSTALGPKMGMEATSLSRILKRMETQGMIERKPNPNDGRGVLIYLTEFGLEKREDSKNVVLQFNQTVRKHVSQEKLEGFFEVMETINQLVSEKNIYLNHSAK encoded by the coding sequence ATGAAAGAAATCACCATCGATTATGCCCTTCGTGCCACATGGCAGGCCGTCGCCCGAATGTACAACGAAGAAGCCAAAAAGTTCGGTTCGACCATGGCGGTGGGATTTACCTTGCTGAGCATAGATCCGAAAACGGGTACTCCCTCGACGGCCTTGGGCCCCAAAATGGGCATGGAAGCGACCAGCCTGTCCCGTATTCTAAAACGGATGGAAACCCAGGGCATGATCGAGCGCAAGCCTAACCCAAATGACGGACGCGGCGTGTTGATTTACCTAACGGAATTCGGCCTGGAAAAAAGGGAGGATTCCAAAAATGTGGTACTGCAATTCAACCAAACGGTCAGGAAACATGTATCCCAAGAGAAATTGGAAGGCTTTTTTGAGGTCATGGAAACCATCAATCAGTTGGTTTCCGAAAAGAATATATATCTAAATCATTCGGCAAAATAA
- a CDS encoding AMP-dependent synthetase/ligase, translating into MQDITRLFDFPQYQLEKYNLKASLITKYDGKWVATSTQEYVDKANAISRGLLRLGIKPNEKIAVISMTNRTEWNIMDIGILQLGAQNVPIYPTISEEEYTYVLNHSESTYCFVSCREVYDKVKAVQDQVPSLKKIYSFDELSDCDNWNEVLELGADDSNQSEVQKLKDAVKAEDLATLIYTSGTTGKPKGVMLSHDNLVSNAIESSKRFPIKDGDTKSLSFLPVCHVYERMLMYLYQYRGVSIYFAESLDKISENLKETGPHVMTAVPRLLEKVYDKIIAKGTELTGIKKSLFFWAVDLGLKYEPYGRNGWWYEQKLAVARKLIFSKWKEGLGGNLGLIASGSAALQPRLSRIFNAAEFGLMEGYGLTETSPVISVNDMRDHGFKIGTVGIPLERTEVKIADDGEICIKGPQVMMGYYKDKAMTEKVMVDGYFHTGDIGEVDAEGFLKITDRKKEMFKTSGGKYVAPQLLENRLKQSRFIEQVMVVGESEKMPAALIQPDFEFLHQWATRHGITVPENSDIVLNKQVLDRYQEEVDKANEKFAKWEKVKVFRLTPDVWTTTDGHLTPTMKLRRKIVKEKYMYLYNDMYGH; encoded by the coding sequence ATGCAAGACATCACCCGACTTTTCGATTTTCCCCAGTACCAGCTGGAAAAATATAACCTGAAGGCGTCCCTTATCACCAAATACGACGGAAAATGGGTGGCCACGTCCACTCAGGAGTATGTGGACAAGGCCAATGCCATCAGTCGGGGCCTGCTGCGGCTCGGGATAAAACCCAACGAAAAAATCGCCGTAATTTCCATGACCAACCGAACGGAATGGAACATTATGGATATCGGCATCCTACAGCTCGGCGCACAAAACGTACCCATATATCCCACTATATCCGAAGAGGAATATACCTATGTGCTGAACCATTCCGAATCGACCTACTGTTTTGTCTCCTGCCGCGAGGTGTACGATAAGGTAAAGGCCGTTCAGGACCAGGTACCCAGTCTCAAGAAGATCTACTCCTTCGATGAACTATCCGATTGCGACAATTGGAACGAGGTGCTCGAACTCGGTGCCGACGATTCGAACCAATCGGAAGTCCAAAAATTAAAGGATGCGGTCAAGGCTGAAGACCTGGCCACATTAATCTATACTTCAGGGACCACCGGGAAACCGAAAGGCGTCATGCTCTCCCATGATAATCTGGTCAGCAATGCCATTGAAAGTTCCAAGCGTTTCCCCATCAAGGACGGTGATACGAAATCCCTTAGCTTTTTACCGGTCTGCCATGTGTACGAACGCATGTTGATGTACCTGTACCAATATCGGGGGGTCAGCATCTATTTCGCCGAGTCGCTGGATAAAATCAGTGAGAACCTCAAGGAAACCGGTCCCCATGTCATGACGGCGGTTCCGCGTTTGCTGGAAAAGGTATATGACAAAATCATCGCCAAGGGCACGGAGCTTACGGGCATCAAAAAGTCCCTCTTCTTTTGGGCAGTGGACTTGGGATTGAAATACGAACCATACGGCCGCAACGGCTGGTGGTACGAGCAAAAATTGGCGGTGGCCCGCAAGTTGATATTCAGCAAGTGGAAGGAAGGGCTCGGGGGCAATCTGGGCCTGATCGCCTCGGGCAGTGCGGCCTTACAGCCTCGACTTTCCCGGATATTCAATGCCGCGGAGTTCGGACTGATGGAAGGCTACGGTTTGACGGAAACCTCGCCCGTTATCTCGGTCAACGATATGCGCGACCATGGTTTTAAAATCGGCACGGTGGGAATTCCCCTAGAGAGGACCGAGGTGAAAATTGCCGATGACGGCGAAATCTGTATCAAAGGGCCACAGGTCATGATGGGGTATTATAAGGATAAGGCGATGACCGAAAAGGTAATGGTCGATGGCTATTTCCATACGGGAGACATCGGAGAAGTCGATGCGGAGGGGTTTCTGAAAATTACCGATAGAAAAAAGGAAATGTTCAAGACTTCTGGGGGCAAATATGTCGCTCCGCAGCTATTGGAGAACCGGTTGAAGCAATCCCGTTTCATCGAACAGGTCATGGTCGTCGGGGAAAGCGAAAAAATGCCCGCCGCCCTGATTCAGCCAGACTTTGAATTTTTACACCAATGGGCCACAAGGCACGGCATCACCGTTCCTGAAAACTCCGATATTGTTCTAAACAAACAGGTATTGGACCGATATCAAGAGGAAGTTGACAAAGCCAACGAAAAATTTGCCAAATGGGAAAAGGTCAAGGTCTTTCGCCTGACCCCCGATGTGTGGACCACCACCGATGGGCACCTTACCCCGACCATGAAATTACGGCGCAAGATCGTAAAGGAAAAATACATGTATCTGTATAATGATATGTATGGGCATTGA